One Centroberyx gerrardi isolate f3 chromosome 2, fCenGer3.hap1.cur.20231027, whole genome shotgun sequence DNA window includes the following coding sequences:
- the camkk2 gene encoding calcium/calmodulin-dependent protein kinase kinase 2 codes for MFPCHVTPWPSAEPPAPRSSHAPPTQPPQPLPDLLCSCPAPPLNAQSESPSPDPMESLIVVTEYEPSRPPGEDGEEEEVEDMDSSETPEPASSVAPPFRTPSCDLLSHTVGRTEALLPDSQEQRGRLNLSDRKLSLQERSQTAMSPCSSPGLNGRYIYPSLPYSPITSPHSSPRLPRRPTVESHRVSITDLQDCVQLNQYKLKDEIGKGSYGVVKLAYNEDDNTYYAMKVLSKKKLMRQAGFPRRPPPRGAKAAPEGPPQPKGPLERVYQEIAILKKLDHPNVVKLVEVLDDPSEDHLYMVFELVKQGAVMEVPTDKPFSEDQARFYFQDLLRGIEFLHYQKIIHRDIKPSNLLVGEDGHIKIADFGVSNQFEGADALLTSTVGTPAFLAPETLSETRKNFSGKALDVWAMGVTLYCFAFGVCPFMDERILSLHQKIKTQPVELPEHADISEDLKDLLLKMLDKNPETRISVPQIRVHPWVTRHGAEPLPPEDDNCCMLIEVTEEEVENSVKHIPSLATVILVRTMLRKRSFGNPFDWGRREDRSSLSAPGQMLTKQESGDGMRSMDLPYVGEDEALS; via the exons ATGTTTCCTTGTCATGTAACCCCCTGGCCCTCTGCTGAGCCGCCGGCCCCCCGCAGCAGTCATGCACCCCCGACGCAGCCGCCGCAGCCCCTCCCTGATCTGCTGTGCAGCTGCCCCGCACCACCCTTGAACGCCCAGTCTGAGTCGCCCTCCCCAGACCCCATGGAGTCCCTCATCGTGGTCACGGAGTACGAACCCAGCCGGCCGcctggagaggatggagaggaggaggag GTGGAGGACATGGACAGCTCTGAGACGCCCGAACCTGCTTCCTCTGTGGCCCCGCCGTTCCGGACTCCATCATGCGACCTGCTGTCCCACACCGTCGGCCGAACAGAGGCCCTCCTACCTGACAGCCAAGAGCAGAGGGGACGACTGAACCTGTCGGACAGGAAACTGTCTCTCCAGGAGCGCTCACAAACGGCCATGTCGCCCTGCAGCTCCCCGGGACTCAACGGGCGCTACATTTACCCCTCACTGCCCTACTCCCCCATCACCTCACCCCATTCCTCCCCCCGCCTGCCCCGCAGGCCCACTGTGGAGTCCCACCGCGTTTCCATCACCGACCTCCAG GACTGTGTGCAGCTCAACCAGTACAAGCTGAAGGATGAGATTGGAAAG GGCTCCTACGGTGTTGTGAAGCTGGCTTACAATGAAGACGACAACACATACTAT GCGATGAAGGTGTTGTCCAAGAAGAAGCTGATGAGGCAGGCAGGTTTCCCAA GGAGACCTCCTCCCCGCGGAGCCAAAGCAGCACCTGAGGGTCCCCCTCAACCCAAAGGACCCCTGGAGCGGGTCTACCAAGAGATTGCCATCCTGAAAAAGCTGGACCATCCTAATGTAGTGAAACTAGTGGAG GTTTTGGATGACCCCAGTGAGGACCATCTGTACATGG TGTTTGAACTGGTCAAGCAAGG GGCTGTGATGGAGGTGCCGACAGATAAACCATTCAGTGAAGACCAGGCTCGCTTTTACTTCCAGGACCTGCTCAGGGGAATCGAGTTCT TGCATTACCAGAAGATCATCCACAGAGACATCAAGCCCTCCAACCTGCTGGTGGGAGAAGACGGACACATCAAGATAGCTGACTTTGGAGTCAGTAACCAGTTTGAGGGGGCTGACGCCCTCCTGACCAGCACAGTGGGGACGCCTGCCTTCCTTGCCCCCGAAACGCTCTCTGAGACCAGGAAGAACTTCTCTGGCAAG GCTTTGGATGTTTGGGCCATGGGAGTGACACTTTATTGCTTCGCCTTTGGAGTG TGTCCATTTATGGATGAGCGCATCCTCAGTCTCCATCAGAAAATCAAGACGCAGCCTGTGGAATTGCCTGAACA TGCTGACATATCAGAGGATCTCAAAGATTTGTTGCTGAAGATGCTGGACAAGAATCCAGAGACCAGGATATCGGTCCCACAGATTAGA GTGCACCCATGGGTGACAAGGCACGGTGCCGAGCCCCTCCCTCCGGAGGACGACAACTGTTGTATGCTGATTGAGGTGAccgaggaggaggtggagaattCTGTTAAACACATCCCCAGCCTGGCGACCGTG ATCCTGGTGAGAACCATGCTGAGGAAGCGCTCCTTCGGGAACCCCTTCGACTGGGGCCGCAGAGAGGACCGCAGCAGCCTGTCTGCTCCGGGGCAAATGCTCAC